The following coding sequences are from one Lycium ferocissimum isolate CSIRO_LF1 chromosome 3, AGI_CSIRO_Lferr_CH_V1, whole genome shotgun sequence window:
- the LOC132049831 gene encoding uncharacterized protein LOC132049831 gives MMGLIGTLSMLRFLMWLFWLPHSESSQLTDFSMGAARALDALLQDYAYLAFDRPRIRTGVIYDGKVSSNLTGIKVSALRLRSGSLRRRGVKMYKEFQLPIGVVEQPYVERLVLVYQNLGNWSARYYNLPGYIYLAPVLGLLAYDASNLSATNLPELDIKASGQPISISFSDVKPLPVGSSAKCVSIDLQGSLNFSKVLSDNTCTTFQHGHFSIVTESIAPSPAPVSPPSVIHHKGKKNKSKVWIIVGSVAGGLVLMFLLGLLIACASKYKRRKKMQEMERAAEVGEALQMTNVGSTKAPAATVTRTQPTLETEYRP, from the coding sequence ATGATGGGGCTTATTGGAACACTCTCGATGCTTCGCTTTCTGATGTGGTTGTTTTGGTTGCCACATTCCGAAAGTTCCCAGTTAACTGACTTTTCTATGGGGGCTGCACGGGCACTAGACGCACTCCTCCAAGATTATGCTTATCTTGCATTTGATCGTCCGAGGATTAGAACAGGTGTTATCTATGATGGAAAAGTCTCATCGAATTTGACAGGGATTAAGGTATCTGCGTTGAGGCTTAGGAGCGGTAGCTTAAGGAGACGAGGAGTTAAAATGTATAAAGAGTTCCAACTACCCATTGGTGTCGTCGAGCAGCCTTATGTTGAGAGGCTTGTACTGGTCTACCAAAATTTGGGCAACTGGTCTGCAAGATATTACAACCTACCCGGCTACATCTACTTGGCTCCCGTATTAGGTCTTCTTGCTTACGATGCATCAAATCTGTCAGCTACTAATTTGCCTGAGCTGGATATTAAAGCTTCTGGTCAGCCTATTTCAATAAGTTTTTCTGATGTCAAGCCATTGCCTGTTGGATCATCTGCAAAATGTGTTTCAATTGATTTACAAGGTTCTCTGAATTTCAGCAAAGTTTTGTCGGATAACACGTGTACAACATTTCAACACGGGCATTTCTCTATCGTGACCGAGTCAATTGCTCCTTCACCTGCTCCAGTGTCTCCACCATCTGTAATTCATCATAAGGGAAAGAAGAACAAGTCGAAAGTCTGGATAATTGTTGGTTCGGTAGCAGGAGGACTAGTATTGATGTTTCTTTTAGGTCTTCTGATAGCGTGTGCGAGCAAGTACAAGCGTAGaaagaaaatgcaagaaatgGAGAGGGCTGCAGAGGTTGGAGAAGCATTACAAATGACTAACGTTGGGAGCACAAAAGCACCGGCTGCTACTGTTACGCGAACGCAACCTACACTAGAAACCGAGTACAGGCCATAA
- the LOC132049833 gene encoding uncharacterized protein LOC132049833, with amino-acid sequence MRMEASGANSDAHRGISSSSSNNIGNSRRHGVQLSAANLLRSPLSTLLEYSGILRTRSSDSESDSLINSGVTSSYRDQFQPRVDDSGASPASAGGSGEVSIRIIGAGEQDGPLREADGQNDVLGRPISRSGSAASVGALESQTGDRGAGDGVSQQVNGNADTGPTDANNRESSYQRYDIQQAARWIEQIIPFSLLLLIVFIRQHLQGFFVTILIAAVMFKSNDIVKKQTALKGERRISVLVGVCLLFGGYVIGFYWWYRNDDLLSPLLMLPPKAIPPFWHAIFMIMVNDTLVRQAAMIFKCLLLMYYKNSRGRNYRKQGQLLTLVEYLLLLYRALLPAPVWYRFFLNKEYGSLFSSLMTGLYLTFKLTSVVEKVQSFFTALKALSRKEIHYGVYATSEQVNAAGDLCAICQEKMHTPILLRCKHIFCEDCVSEWFERERTCPLCRSLVKPADLKSFGDGSTSLFFQLF; translated from the exons ATGCGAATGGAAGCGTCTGGTGCAAATTCGGACGCACACAGAGGTATTTCTTCATCGAGTAGTAACAATATTGGTAATTCTAGAAGGCATGGAGTACAATTATCTGCTGCTAATTTATTGCGTTCGCCATTATCGACGTTGTTGGAATATTCTGGAATTCTAAGGACAAGATCAAGTGATTCAGAATCGGATAGTTTGATAAACAGTGGGGTCACTTCTAGCTACCGCGATCAATTTCAGCCCCGCGTGGATGATTCTGGGGCATCACCAGCTTCTGCCGGTGGCTCCGGTGAAGTTTCCATTAGGATTATCGGTGCTGGCGAGCAGGATGGGCCACTGAGGGAAGCGGATGGGCAAAATGATGTTTTGGGGAGGCCAATTTCGAGGTCGGGGTCTGCAGCTTCGGTGGGAGCATTGGAGAGTCAAACGGGTGATAGAGGGGCGGGAGATGGAGTCTCGCAGCAGGTGAATGGAAACGCTGATACAGGGCCTACAGATGCTAATAATAGGGAGTCTTCTTACCAAAGATACGATATACAACAAGCTGCAAGGTGGATCGAGCAAATTATTCCGTTCTCTTTGcttttgttgattgttttcATTCGACAGCATTTGCAAG GTTTTTTTGTTACAATTTTGATTGCGGCTGTCATGTTCAAGTCAAATGATATTGTAAAGAAGCAGACTGCACTTAAG GGTGAGAGGAGAATCTCTGTTCTGGTTGGCGTATGTCTTTTGTTCGGCGGTTATGTAATTGGGTTTTATTGGTGGTACCGTAATGACGATCTTTTGTCTCCGTTGCTGATGCTTCCACCAAAGGCCATACCTCCTTTTTGGCATGCTATCTTCATGATCATGGTGAACG ATACTTTGGTCCGCCAAGCAGCAATGATCTTCAAATGTCTTCTGCTGATGTATTACAAGAATAGCAGGGGCCGTAACTACCGTAAGCAG GGTCAATTGTTAACTTTGGTTGAGTACCTTCTACTGCTATATCGCGCTTTGCTCCCAGCTCCAGTTTGGTATCGTTTCTTTTTGAACAAGGAATATGGAAGCCTCTTTTCATCATTAATGACGGGGCTGTATCTAACTTTCAAGCTTACTTCTGTTGTCGAGaag GTCCAATCCTTCTTCACAGCTTTGAAAGCACTGTCACGTAAGGAGATTCATTATGGAGTATATGCGACTTCTGAACAG GTCAATGCTGCTGGGGATCTCTGTGCTATTTGCCAGGAGAAAATGCATACGCCAATCTTACTACGTTGTAAACATATATTCTGCGAAGACTGTGTGTCTGAATG GTTTGAGAGGGAAAGGACGTGCCCTCTGTGCAGGTCTTTAGTAAAACCTGCCGATCTAAAATCTTTTGGTGATGGTTCAACTAGTCTCTTTTTCCAATTATTCTAA